In Populus alba chromosome 1, ASM523922v2, whole genome shotgun sequence, a single window of DNA contains:
- the LOC118040245 gene encoding basic blue protein produces the protein MINLSKTPQLAKPASKDLTSTLSLISQKMVQGRGSAMVATVAVTLCLLLLHFDMAHAATYTVGGPGGWTFNVSGWPKGKSFKAGDILVFNYGTAAHNVVAVNKAGYSSCTSPRGAKVYTSGKDQIKLVKGQNFFICSFAGHCQSGMKIAVNAV, from the exons ATGATCAACCTAAGCAAAACCCCTCAACTAGCCAAGCCAGCCAGCAAAGATCTGACCTCCACTTTGTCTCTTATCTCTCAAAAAATGGTTCAGGGAAGAGGCAGTGCAATGGTGGCGACAGTCGCAGTTACGCTGTGCTTGCTGCTGCTCCATTTTGATATGGCTCACGCAGCAACCTACACAGTTGGAGGCCCTGGTGGCTGGACCTTCAATGTTTCTGGCTGGCCTAAAGGAAAGAGTTTTAAAGCTGGTGATATACTTG TATTCAATTACGGCACTGCAGCCCACAATGTTGTCGCTGTGAACAAGGCTGGTTACAGTTCATGCACGAGCCCTAGAGGTGCCAAGGTTTACACATCGGGAAAGGATCAGATCAAGCTCGTGAAGGGACAAAATTTCTTCATCTGCAGCTTCGCCGGACACTGTCAGTCTGGAATGAAAATAGCTGTTAATGCCGTGTGA